One window of Neptuniibacter halophilus genomic DNA carries:
- a CDS encoding DUF368 domain-containing protein has protein sequence MQQGRSWRDYLALSGKGMMMGAADAVPGVSGGTIAFITGIYEELIHSIKQFGPEALMVLFRQGPVAAWKHVNGSFLLALLGGILISLLTLSRVILHWLDQYPELLWSFFFGLILASVWSVCRHIDRWNSNRLTAFFAGTVAAYLITSLSPTSIEATPLFIFLSGMVAICAMILPGISGSFILLLLGMYSTVLLAIKNLELVTLGIFAAGCAIGLLSFSRVLSWMFSEFRTTTLALLGGFLLGSLNKVWPWKYTIAYSINRHGEQVPLVQENISPFVFESMTGQPAYFAYAFALMLLGAILVLAIELMGRRPEG, from the coding sequence ATGCAGCAAGGTCGAAGCTGGCGCGATTATCTCGCGCTGTCGGGCAAGGGAATGATGATGGGCGCGGCCGATGCGGTGCCCGGTGTCTCTGGTGGCACCATCGCATTTATTACCGGAATCTACGAGGAGTTAATTCACTCCATTAAGCAGTTTGGTCCGGAAGCGTTAATGGTTCTGTTTCGCCAGGGGCCGGTGGCGGCCTGGAAACACGTCAACGGATCGTTTCTGCTGGCGTTGCTGGGGGGCATTCTGATCAGCCTGTTGACCCTGTCGCGGGTTATCTTGCACTGGCTGGATCAGTATCCGGAACTGCTCTGGTCGTTTTTCTTCGGCCTGATACTGGCATCGGTGTGGTCGGTTTGCCGGCACATTGATCGCTGGAACTCTAATCGGCTAACCGCATTCTTTGCGGGCACTGTGGCGGCGTATCTGATTACCTCCTTGTCGCCTACATCCATCGAGGCAACGCCGCTGTTTATTTTCCTGTCAGGTATGGTGGCGATCTGCGCCATGATACTGCCGGGGATCTCCGGCAGTTTTATCCTGCTGTTACTGGGGATGTACAGCACTGTACTGCTGGCGATCAAAAATCTGGAGCTGGTGACATTAGGTATCTTTGCAGCAGGCTGTGCCATTGGTCTGCTTAGCTTTTCCCGGGTTTTGAGCTGGATGTTCAGTGAATTCAGAACCACGACACTGGCGCTGCTGGGGGGATTCCTGCTGGGTTCCCTGAATAAGGTATGGCCCTGGAAATATACCATCGCTTACAGCATCAACCGTCATGGTGAGCAGGTGCCTCTGGTTCAGGAAAATATATCTCCCTTTGTATTTGAGTCGATGACGGGACAACCCGCCTATTTTGCCTATGCGTTTGCTCTGATGCTGTTGGGGGCCATACTGGTGCTTGCCATCGAGCTTATGGGGCGGAGGCCCGAGGGATAG
- the surE gene encoding 5'/3'-nucleotidase SurE produces MKILISNDDGVYAPGLAALARALSELGDILVVAPDRNRSGASNSLTLDRPLEAYQHDNGFYGVNGTPTDCVHLGCSGVLGLEPDIVVSGINAGPNLGDDVIYSGTVAAAMEGRHLRYPAIAISSGNFHPSNYAAAAQVARDLVANIRTLNIAPRTVLNVNVPDCSYDEFKGVHVTRLGHRSMADKPIATEDPRGRTRYWIAGAGPAVDAEPGTDFFALSEQCVSITPLHVDMTQYPGMDNVGDWLESSF; encoded by the coding sequence ATGAAAATACTGATCTCCAATGATGATGGAGTCTACGCCCCGGGGCTGGCAGCTCTGGCCCGGGCATTGTCTGAACTGGGGGATATACTGGTTGTGGCTCCGGACCGGAACCGCAGTGGCGCGAGTAACTCTCTGACGCTGGATCGGCCGCTGGAAGCCTATCAGCATGATAACGGTTTTTACGGGGTCAATGGCACGCCGACCGACTGTGTTCATCTGGGGTGCTCCGGCGTGTTGGGTCTGGAGCCGGATATTGTGGTTTCCGGCATCAACGCCGGCCCCAATCTCGGTGACGATGTAATCTATTCCGGTACGGTTGCTGCCGCGATGGAGGGACGTCATCTGCGCTACCCGGCGATAGCCATCTCCTCCGGGAATTTTCATCCCTCAAATTATGCCGCGGCGGCTCAGGTTGCACGGGATCTGGTGGCGAATATTCGCACCCTGAACATTGCGCCCCGCACCGTGTTGAATGTTAACGTGCCGGACTGCAGTTATGATGAATTTAAGGGTGTGCATGTGACACGCCTGGGTCATCGTTCAATGGCGGATAAACCCATTGCAACTGAAGATCCCCGCGGACGTACCCGCTACTGGATCGCCGGTGCTGGCCCGGCCGTCGATGCCGAACCGGGGACCGATTTCTTTGCCCTGTCAGAGCAGTGTGTCTCTATTACCCCGTTGCATGTCGATATGACTCAGTACCCGGGAATGGATAACGTCGGAGACTGGCTGGAGAGTAGTTTTTGA
- a CDS encoding peptidoglycan DD-metalloendopeptidase family protein yields the protein MFWRAAVLLGLVSLLGACGGKTYAPVSDRSVSAAAQPRPDSYLVRKGDTLYSIAFRYGMDYRELARRNGIGRDYSIYPGQRLSLKNSSAKPASSSIVRDASITAPKPVITSSRDARQKTPDPAKQPVRSSTRPVAQKPVSAPSARARPEPVKKQPKKLPSGPIQWQWPASGRVISTFKTKGSVNKGINIAGSRGTPVKAAAKGKVVYAGNGLLGYGNLVIIDHNQQFLSAYAHNSRVLVKENDMVDAGQKIAEMGSTGADRIMLHFEIRRDGNPINPLKYLPKR from the coding sequence GTGTTTTGGCGAGCGGCGGTTTTACTGGGGCTGGTCAGTCTGCTGGGGGCATGTGGTGGTAAAACCTACGCTCCGGTCAGCGATCGCTCTGTTTCCGCCGCTGCACAACCGCGCCCGGACAGTTATCTGGTGCGCAAAGGAGATACCCTCTACTCAATCGCCTTCCGTTACGGCATGGATTACCGGGAGCTGGCCCGGCGTAACGGTATTGGCCGGGACTACAGTATCTACCCCGGTCAGCGCCTCAGCCTGAAAAACAGCAGCGCTAAACCTGCCAGTTCTTCTATCGTACGTGATGCTTCGATCACGGCGCCTAAGCCGGTGATCACCTCCAGCCGTGACGCCCGGCAAAAAACGCCTGATCCGGCTAAACAACCTGTGCGTAGCAGTACCAGGCCCGTTGCACAGAAGCCTGTATCTGCGCCTTCTGCCCGGGCCAGGCCTGAGCCGGTAAAAAAACAGCCCAAGAAACTGCCGTCCGGGCCGATACAGTGGCAGTGGCCGGCCAGTGGCAGGGTGATCAGTACCTTTAAAACCAAGGGTTCCGTGAACAAAGGGATCAATATCGCCGGCAGCAGAGGTACCCCTGTCAAGGCTGCTGCGAAGGGGAAGGTGGTCTACGCCGGAAATGGCTTGCTTGGTTATGGCAATCTCGTGATCATTGATCATAATCAGCAATTTTTAAGTGCCTACGCACATAACAGTCGAGTTTTAGTAAAAGAAAATGATATGGTTGATGCAGGCCAAAAAATTGCTGAGATGGGTAGTACAGGAGCGGATAGGATCATGCTGCACTTTGAGATCCGGCGCGATGGCAATCCGATCAACCCTCTGAAGTACCTGCCGAAAAGATAG
- the eno gene encoding phosphopyruvate hydratase: MAQISDIKAREVLDSRGNPTVEADVILASGVIGSACAPSGASTGSREALELRDGDKSRYLGKGVRKAVAAVNGVIREALIGMDVTDQRALDNKMLELDGTENKENLGANAILAVSLAAAKAAASEKGIPLYAHIAEINGTAGQFSLPVPMMNILNGGEHADNNVDIQEFMVQPVNFDKFSEGLRCGAEIFHALKGVLKAKGLNTAVGDEGGFAPNLASNEEALVVIKEAIDKAGYELGKDVTLALDCASSEFYKDGKYDLSGEGKVFDSEGFGDYLANLTENYPIVSIEDGMDESDWDGWASLTRKIGDKVQLVGDDLFVTNTKILSRGIEQSIGNSILIKFNQIGSLSETLDAIKMAKDAGFTAVISHRSGETEDTTIADLAVGTAAGQIKTGSLCRSDRVAKYNRLLRIEEELGSAAIYNGLSEIKGQ, encoded by the coding sequence ATGGCACAGATCTCTGATATCAAAGCCCGCGAAGTTCTGGATTCCCGCGGTAACCCAACTGTAGAAGCTGACGTGATTCTGGCTTCCGGCGTCATCGGCAGCGCCTGTGCGCCATCTGGTGCGTCTACTGGTTCCCGCGAAGCGCTGGAACTGCGTGACGGCGACAAAAGCCGTTACCTGGGCAAAGGTGTTCGGAAAGCAGTCGCGGCGGTTAACGGTGTGATCCGTGAAGCCCTGATCGGTATGGATGTGACTGACCAGCGTGCGCTGGACAACAAAATGCTTGAGCTGGATGGCACTGAGAACAAAGAAAATCTGGGTGCGAATGCGATTCTGGCAGTCTCACTGGCAGCGGCGAAAGCAGCAGCCAGCGAAAAAGGTATTCCACTGTACGCTCACATTGCAGAGATCAACGGCACCGCGGGTCAGTTCTCTCTGCCGGTACCGATGATGAACATCCTCAACGGTGGTGAGCATGCGGATAACAACGTTGATATTCAGGAATTCATGGTTCAGCCGGTTAACTTCGACAAGTTCTCTGAAGGTCTGCGTTGTGGCGCTGAAATCTTCCACGCACTGAAAGGTGTGCTGAAAGCGAAAGGCCTGAACACTGCCGTAGGTGACGAAGGTGGCTTCGCACCTAACCTGGCGTCTAACGAAGAAGCACTGGTTGTTATCAAAGAAGCGATCGATAAAGCCGGTTACGAGCTGGGCAAAGATGTGACTCTGGCACTGGACTGCGCTTCTTCCGAGTTCTACAAAGATGGCAAATACGATCTGTCCGGTGAAGGTAAAGTATTCGATTCCGAAGGCTTTGGCGACTACCTGGCAAACCTGACTGAAAACTACCCGATCGTTTCTATCGAAGATGGTATGGACGAATCTGACTGGGATGGCTGGGCCAGCCTGACCCGTAAGATCGGTGACAAAGTACAGTTGGTGGGCGATGACCTGTTCGTAACCAACACCAAAATCCTGTCTCGTGGTATCGAGCAGAGCATTGGTAACTCCATCCTGATCAAGTTTAACCAGATCGGTTCTCTGTCTGAGACGCTGGATGCGATCAAAATGGCTAAAGATGCCGGCTTTACTGCTGTGATCTCTCACCGTTCCGGTGAAACTGAAGACACCACCATTGCCGATCTGGCGGTGGGTACGGCTGCAGGTCAGATCAAAACCGGTTCTCTGTGTCGTTCAGACCGTGTTGCTAAGTACAACCGTCTGCTGCGCATCGAAGAAGAGCTGGGCAGCGCCGCAATCTACAACGGCCTGTCTGAAATCAAAGGCCAGTAA
- a CDS encoding protein-L-isoaspartate(D-aspartate) O-methyltransferase, with protein sequence MTSQRTRDRLINRLREQGIKDERVLEVMRQCPRHIFIDEALSHRAYEDTALPIGYNQTISNPHIVARMTEALLADGPLQRVLEVGTGSGYQTSILAPLVGELYSVERIKPLQDKARQRLRMIGLNNVQFRHTDGGMGWSGKAPFDGILAACAPEEVPEELKQQLRIGGRLIIPVGGSDNQELKLVIRESEDEFSTQVLECVKFVPLLSGTVR encoded by the coding sequence ATGACGTCACAAAGAACCCGGGATCGTTTGATCAACCGCCTGCGTGAGCAGGGGATTAAGGATGAGCGGGTGCTGGAGGTGATGCGTCAGTGTCCCCGGCATATTTTTATCGACGAAGCGCTGTCTCATCGGGCCTACGAAGATACCGCCCTGCCGATCGGCTATAACCAGACCATTTCCAACCCGCACATTGTGGCACGCATGACCGAAGCTTTGCTGGCTGACGGCCCCCTGCAGCGGGTGCTTGAAGTCGGTACTGGCTCTGGCTATCAGACCTCGATTCTGGCCCCTCTGGTGGGAGAATTGTACAGTGTCGAACGGATTAAGCCGTTACAGGATAAAGCCCGCCAGCGGTTACGCATGATCGGACTGAATAATGTGCAGTTCAGACATACGGACGGGGGTATGGGCTGGAGCGGTAAAGCGCCTTTTGACGGAATCCTCGCCGCCTGCGCGCCTGAAGAGGTACCTGAGGAGTTGAAACAGCAGCTCCGGATCGGTGGGCGTTTGATTATTCCGGTCGGCGGCAGCGATAATCAGGAGCTGAAACTGGTTATCCGTGAGTCGGAGGATGAATTCAGTACTCAGGTGCTGGAATGTGTAAAATTTGTACCTTTACTCAGTGGTACGGTTCGCTAA
- the truD gene encoding tRNA pseudouridine(13) synthase TruD, producing the protein MNNLPTDFAYLHDRPQSEAIIRTEPEDFQVIEELGFEPEGEGEHVFLYIRKTGENTDWVARQLANFAQVSLRDVSYAGKKDRHAVTEQWFCVKFPIKRNLNWKLFGGDTIQVLEAKRHPRKLRLGTLQGNRFRLRLRQVSDMADLQTRLEQVRQSGVPNYFGEQRFGQDYANLWRGLALLRGEIQERQRNKKGIYISAVRSWVFNQLLSRRIEQNLWQQMMPGDALMLAGSQSCFVETDVSAELEQRLSAGDINLTGPLWGKGDMLATADAESWEREQLQPWQEVTDLLETLSLKQERRSLRLQPEALQSEIINEQECWISFSLGSGSFATSVLREICLTAQPE; encoded by the coding sequence GTGAATAACTTACCCACAGACTTTGCCTATCTGCATGACCGTCCTCAGTCTGAGGCGATTATCCGAACCGAACCGGAAGATTTTCAGGTGATTGAAGAACTCGGTTTCGAACCGGAAGGTGAAGGCGAGCATGTTTTTCTCTATATCCGTAAAACCGGTGAGAATACCGACTGGGTTGCCCGCCAACTGGCGAATTTTGCCCAGGTCAGCCTGAGAGATGTCAGCTATGCGGGCAAGAAAGACCGGCATGCGGTGACCGAACAGTGGTTTTGTGTAAAATTTCCTATCAAGCGTAACCTGAACTGGAAATTGTTTGGCGGCGACACTATTCAGGTGCTGGAGGCAAAGCGTCACCCGCGTAAGCTGCGTCTGGGTACCTTGCAGGGAAACCGTTTCAGACTGCGTCTGCGCCAGGTGAGTGATATGGCTGATCTGCAGACCCGGCTGGAGCAGGTTCGTCAGAGCGGTGTGCCTAACTACTTTGGTGAACAGCGATTTGGTCAGGATTACGCTAATCTCTGGCGGGGGCTGGCGTTGCTGCGAGGTGAAATTCAGGAAAGGCAGCGCAATAAGAAAGGGATCTATATCTCGGCGGTGCGTTCCTGGGTGTTTAACCAACTGCTCTCCCGACGGATTGAGCAGAACCTGTGGCAACAGATGATGCCGGGTGATGCGCTGATGCTGGCCGGCAGCCAGAGCTGTTTTGTTGAAACCGACGTTTCCGCCGAGCTGGAGCAACGCTTGTCGGCCGGTGATATCAACCTGACGGGCCCTCTCTGGGGGAAAGGTGATATGCTGGCCACAGCCGATGCCGAAAGCTGGGAACGTGAACAGTTACAACCCTGGCAGGAGGTTACTGACCTGCTGGAGACGCTGAGCCTTAAACAGGAGCGGCGTTCGCTGAGGCTTCAGCCGGAGGCGTTACAGTCAGAAATTATAAATGAGCAAGAGTGTTGGATCTCGTTCTCACTGGGATCCGGATCTTTTGCCACCAGTGTGCTGCGTGAGATCTGTCTGACGGCGCAGCCTGAGTAG
- the ftsB gene encoding cell division protein FtsB, whose product MYRWLIAIIVIMLLGLQYRLWFGENNLRDIWALQAKIELQQSVNQELSQRNSELEAEVQDLKKGRSALEERARSELGMIKEGETFFQLVEPAKEK is encoded by the coding sequence ATGTACCGTTGGTTGATCGCTATCATTGTCATTATGCTGCTGGGTTTGCAGTATCGTCTCTGGTTTGGAGAGAACAACCTGCGTGATATCTGGGCCCTGCAGGCAAAGATTGAGTTGCAACAGTCGGTCAACCAGGAATTAAGCCAGCGGAACAGTGAACTTGAAGCGGAAGTTCAGGATCTGAAAAAGGGCCGTTCTGCGCTTGAAGAGCGGGCTCGCAGCGAGCTCGGCATGATTAAAGAGGGCGAGACCTTCTTTCAACTGGTGGAACCTGCCAAAGAGAAGTAA
- the rpoS gene encoding RNA polymerase sigma factor RpoS: protein MENIDNDCNTDVQDLALESEELEEDKLDDADTDSDAEEEPEFLNSGRGRGSMAHKDLLNAKNLDATQLYLNEIGFSPLLSAEEEVYFSRRALKGDEAARKRMIESNLRLVVKIARRYINRGLTLLDLIEEGNLGLIRAVEKFDPERGFRFSTYATWWIRQTIERAIMNQTRTIRLPIHVVKELNVYLRAARELAQKLDHEPSPEEIAELVDKPVENVERMLGLNERVSSVDTPMGKDSDKSLLDTIPDPVSSDPASLLQSSNISGNLDKWLDALPEKHAEVLSRRFGLRGYEMSTLEEVGREIGLTRERVRQIQVEALRKLRDIVEKNGLSGEDLLQQ, encoded by the coding sequence ATGGAAAATATCGATAATGACTGCAACACGGATGTGCAGGATCTTGCCTTGGAAAGCGAAGAGCTCGAAGAGGATAAGCTGGACGACGCTGATACTGATTCCGATGCTGAAGAGGAACCTGAGTTTCTCAACAGTGGCCGCGGCCGCGGTAGTATGGCGCATAAAGACCTGCTGAATGCCAAGAATCTGGATGCTACCCAGCTTTACCTTAATGAGATCGGCTTTTCCCCCCTGCTCAGTGCTGAAGAGGAGGTTTATTTCTCCCGTCGGGCGCTGAAAGGTGATGAAGCGGCGCGCAAGCGGATGATCGAGAGTAACCTGCGGCTGGTAGTTAAAATTGCCCGGCGCTATATCAATCGTGGCCTGACCCTTCTCGATCTGATTGAAGAGGGCAATCTGGGCCTGATCCGCGCAGTAGAAAAATTCGATCCGGAGCGGGGCTTCCGTTTTTCGACTTATGCTACGTGGTGGATCCGTCAGACCATTGAACGGGCGATTATGAACCAGACCCGCACCATCCGTCTGCCGATTCATGTGGTTAAAGAGCTGAACGTTTATCTGCGTGCAGCGCGTGAGCTGGCCCAGAAACTGGACCATGAGCCTTCACCGGAAGAGATCGCTGAGCTGGTCGATAAACCGGTAGAAAACGTCGAACGTATGCTGGGCCTGAACGAAAGGGTCAGCTCAGTTGATACGCCGATGGGTAAAGATTCTGATAAATCTCTGCTCGATACGATTCCTGACCCGGTTTCATCAGACCCTGCCTCGCTTTTGCAGAGTTCTAATATCAGTGGCAATCTGGACAAGTGGCTGGATGCGCTGCCCGAGAAGCATGCAGAGGTACTATCGCGGCGTTTTGGTTTGCGTGGTTATGAGATGAGCACACTGGAAGAGGTGGGTCGTGAGATCGGCCTGACCCGGGAACGGGTGCGTCAGATACAGGTTGAGGCGCTGCGTAAACTGCGGGACATTGTCGAGAAAAATGGCCTCAGTGGCGAAGACCTGCTGCAGCAGTAG
- a CDS encoding CTP synthase, whose translation MTRYIFVTGGVVSSLGKGIASASLAAILEARGLKVTMLKLDPYINVDPGTMSPIQHGEVFVTEDGAETDLDLGHYERFIRTTMSKRNNFTAGRIYQHVLRKERRGDYLGGTVQVIPHITDEIKRRVIEGAGDADVALVEIGGTVGDIESLPFMEAVRQLKAELGSHRAMFMHLTLVPYIATAGEIKTKPSQHSVKELRSIGIQPDILVCRSDFPLPDSSRRKLSLFTNVEERAVVSLPDADTIYNIPRMLSEQGLDDIVVQRFNLECGDADLSEWDRVADAHLNPEGEVTIAMVGKYMELLDAYKSLIEAISHAGIALKKKVRIECIDSERVEREGVEILSGASAILVPGGFGERGVEGKINAVRYARENKIPYLGICLGMQVAVIEFARNVAGIEGATSSEFNANAEHPVIGLITEWTTSEGDVETRGEQDDLGGTMRLGAQVCHLSEGSTAAKAYASTEITERHRHRYEVNNNYVQQLEQAGLRISGRSVDGELVEVVEVADHPWFVACQFHPEFTSTPRDGHGLFTGFIRAAVEQQAK comes from the coding sequence ATGACGCGTTATATCTTCGTCACTGGCGGTGTTGTGTCCTCATTGGGCAAAGGCATCGCATCCGCTTCTTTGGCTGCCATTCTGGAGGCCAGAGGGCTTAAAGTAACTATGTTGAAACTGGATCCGTATATCAACGTCGATCCAGGGACCATGAGTCCGATTCAGCACGGTGAAGTTTTTGTCACAGAGGATGGTGCAGAAACTGACCTCGACCTTGGTCACTACGAACGTTTCATTCGTACTACCATGAGCAAGCGCAATAACTTCACCGCTGGCCGAATTTACCAGCACGTGCTGCGCAAAGAGCGCCGTGGTGATTACCTCGGCGGCACCGTTCAGGTTATCCCGCATATCACCGATGAGATCAAACGCCGTGTGATTGAAGGTGCCGGTGATGCTGATGTAGCACTGGTAGAGATCGGTGGTACGGTGGGTGATATCGAATCCCTGCCGTTTATGGAAGCAGTACGTCAGTTGAAAGCAGAACTGGGCTCACATCGGGCTATGTTTATGCACCTGACGCTGGTGCCGTATATCGCCACCGCCGGTGAAATCAAAACCAAGCCATCCCAGCACTCGGTTAAAGAGCTGCGTTCGATCGGTATTCAGCCGGATATTTTGGTCTGCCGTTCTGACTTCCCGCTGCCGGACTCCTCCCGTCGTAAACTTTCGCTGTTTACCAACGTAGAAGAGCGTGCAGTGGTATCTCTGCCGGATGCAGACACCATCTATAACATCCCGCGTATGCTCTCCGAGCAGGGGCTGGATGATATCGTTGTTCAGCGTTTCAATCTGGAATGTGGTGATGCGGATCTGTCTGAGTGGGATCGTGTTGCTGATGCACACCTGAATCCTGAAGGTGAAGTCACCATCGCCATGGTCGGTAAGTACATGGAGCTGCTGGATGCCTATAAATCCCTGATTGAAGCGATCTCCCATGCCGGTATTGCGCTGAAGAAAAAGGTGCGTATCGAATGTATCGACTCTGAGCGTGTTGAGCGTGAAGGTGTTGAGATCCTCTCCGGCGCCAGCGCTATTCTGGTACCGGGCGGTTTCGGCGAGCGTGGTGTAGAGGGCAAGATCAATGCGGTGCGTTATGCCCGCGAGAACAAAATTCCTTATCTGGGCATCTGTCTGGGTATGCAGGTGGCTGTAATCGAGTTTGCTCGTAATGTGGCAGGTATCGAAGGCGCGACTTCATCTGAATTTAATGCCAATGCTGAACACCCGGTAATCGGTCTGATTACTGAGTGGACCACTTCCGAAGGTGATGTGGAAACCCGTGGCGAGCAGGATGATCTGGGCGGCACCATGCGTCTGGGGGCGCAGGTATGCCACCTGAGCGAAGGCTCAACGGCGGCTAAGGCGTATGCCAGCACCGAGATTACCGAGCGTCATCGTCACCGTTATGAAGTGAACAACAACTATGTGCAGCAGCTTGAACAGGCGGGTCTGCGCATCTCTGGTCGGTCCGTCGATGGCGAGCTGGTAGAGGTTGTGGAAGTGGCTGATCACCCTTGGTTTGTGGCCTGTCAGTTCCACCCTGAGTTTACCTCGACGCCGCGTGACGGCCACGGCCTGTTCACCGGCTTCATCCGGGCTGCGGTTGAGCAGCAGGCAAAATAA